The Bacteroidota bacterium genome has a window encoding:
- the hemL gene encoding glutamate-1-semialdehyde 2,1-aminomutase, whose amino-acid sequence MQRQQSEALFEEAKRYFPGGVNSPVRAFRSVGGTPLFFEKGDGCHVWDADGQRYIDFCCSWGPLILGHNHAKVREAIVDAVGLGTSFGAPTRKENELAKLILENNRYIEMIRFVSSGTEAVMSAIRLARGVTGRPLVIKFEGCYHGHVDALLVKAGSGLSTFGISSSAGIPEAVANDTIVVPLNDRRALEVAISDYAHDIAAVIIEPIPANNGLLLQTKEYLEFLRDITRRHGILLIFDEVISGFRVGFSGAAGYYDIRPDIITYGKIIGGGMPVGAYGASRDIMRHIAPEGDVYQAGTLSGNPVAMAAGRAQLTECLQPDFYQDQAQRTEAFVGRLNRFAVAQQIPFKVFSIGSIFWFAFTAKEAIRSSDEIDPKSMEHFRALHKVLLERGIYLGPSGYEVGFVSSAHTEAVLSEAAGLIEAALAAVFNRSAEGVA is encoded by the coding sequence ATGCAACGTCAGCAATCCGAAGCCCTCTTCGAAGAGGCCAAACGATATTTTCCCGGAGGAGTCAACTCCCCAGTCCGTGCTTTCCGATCGGTTGGTGGAACACCTTTGTTTTTCGAAAAAGGTGATGGTTGTCATGTCTGGGACGCGGATGGGCAGCGCTACATCGATTTCTGTTGTTCCTGGGGGCCACTGATCCTCGGTCACAATCATGCTAAAGTACGGGAAGCGATCGTCGATGCAGTCGGCCTGGGCACTTCCTTCGGCGCGCCGACGCGCAAGGAGAACGAGCTGGCCAAGCTCATCCTGGAAAACAACCGGTACATCGAGATGATCCGGTTCGTGAGCTCCGGCACGGAAGCGGTGATGTCGGCGATACGGCTGGCTCGAGGTGTTACCGGACGCCCCCTCGTTATCAAGTTCGAAGGATGCTATCACGGTCACGTCGACGCCTTATTGGTCAAAGCCGGTAGTGGCCTTTCCACGTTCGGAATCTCTTCCTCTGCCGGTATTCCGGAAGCGGTAGCCAACGACACCATCGTTGTTCCGTTAAACGACCGCCGCGCTCTTGAAGTAGCGATCTCGGATTATGCGCACGACATCGCGGCGGTGATCATTGAACCGATCCCCGCTAACAACGGCTTGCTGTTGCAGACGAAAGAGTACCTGGAATTCCTCCGGGATATTACCCGGCGCCACGGCATCCTGTTGATCTTCGACGAAGTGATCTCCGGATTCCGCGTCGGCTTCAGCGGTGCCGCGGGCTACTATGACATTCGACCCGACATCATCACCTATGGAAAGATCATCGGCGGCGGAATGCCGGTCGGAGCCTATGGTGCAAGCCGGGACATCATGCGACACATCGCGCCGGAAGGCGACGTCTATCAGGCCGGCACCCTGAGTGGCAACCCGGTGGCGATGGCTGCCGGTCGTGCACAACTGACCGAATGTCTTCAACCGGATTTTTACCAGGACCAGGCGCAGCGAACGGAAGCATTCGTAGGCCGACTCAACCGCTTTGCCGTCGCTCAGCAAATCCCGTTCAAGGTATTCAGTATCGGCTCCATTTTCTGGTTTGCTTTCACGGCGAAGGAAGCAATCCGTTCTTCGGACGAGATCGATCCGAAGAGCATGGAGCATTTCCGGGCATTGCACAAAGTGTTATTGGAACGCGGCATCTACCTTGGCCCATCGGGCTATGAAGTAGGATTCGTGTCCTCCGCTCATACGGAAGCGGTGCTGTCGGAAGCGGCCGGTCTTATCGAAGCTGCGCTCGCGGCGGTCTTCAACCGCTCAGCGGAAGGGGTTGCCTAA